In the genome of Chrysoperla carnea chromosome 5, inChrCarn1.1, whole genome shotgun sequence, the window CATAGATTtccctaaataataaattcttcgAGTATGCCTCTGAGACTCATTGAATGATATGATTGATACAAACGGTGATTTTGAGGAACTGGCTTGCGTCGATCATCtggaactaagtataaatgtgAGCTAATTGTAAAATTCCtgacatattataaatgtgaaattttttgagGATGTATGGATGCATCAAACTAATTATGACTGCTTACCCATAGgtttatattttcaacatatGGGAACATGTCACATTTGATAGATACAATGATTtggttattttttctttaaattctgaactttttttaaaaatcccgaTTATATAGCCCATGCTTGCCTTTATACATAATTCTAAGtgttgtttaaatcattctaatCAATCTTAACCAAATCCTATCCTTACATATTTGATACATTCCCctatatatgtttatttgtttgtttgtttgtttgaaacgcTTTCACGAACAAACCACTGAATGTATCTGAACGAAACTCtagaataatatagctcatacatcagaataacacatgaactgtaatttaaaaattaaaaaaaaaaaaattaaatttagttaaaaatgatATGCAGATACAACTCATGGCCAcctgttctgatatactcaatgaattatgactaacgtttaaaaaaaattgaaactgtacatatattttacctttgtaaaacaatccctacatacccctatttcgagtgttaagGGAGAGAGttaagtgagagcaagagaggCGAAGGCAACAACGCTGTGGTCTTTACCAGCCTAAATAGGTTGATATTGAGATTTCAGACGCTTTTGATaacacaattttaatatatcgtACAAATTATATTGTcataatttgaatgaaataccACTAGAGTTAATTTTTCGGAATGCCTATTTCGACTACAATATTAGATTATCATTAGTATCTTTCACCAAATCAACGACAAGTAATATCATCTCTCTTTTAGAATAGTTCTGATTCGTATTTCTGAAAAGTGTAACTGGTATTTGATATAAAGGTTTATTTAGTCAATGGCcggattttatttcatataatttacggttttttatgaaaatttttcattttttgaaattaaactttgattttttgtttttttgcagaATGTAGCAGTAGCTTTACCACAAGGAGGTCCACCAGGGGGTCCACCAGGAGGTATGCCAGGAGGTGGTCCACCAGGAGGACCACCATCTGGTTCATCATCATTATCatagatgaattattattttttgactaCATATGCCGACTTAAATTGTTACTTTTGGATTTTGATTTGATTATGGCTGCTTTTACTTTCTTCCAATTGTATTATTTCACTTTATTGATGTAGATTATTATTCATGGAATATACTAATTAAATTGTACAAtatagtttgaaaataaatttagataaacaacaattttttgttattttaagtggttaaagaataatttgtataaacagTACACATAATCTAAGATTATTAAATAGAGTCTAGTTCAGAGGCCTGAGGTGCATTGACGAACTTCTTAGTCATGCAGTCCAGATATCGCCAGTGGGTGCCAATGGATTGGTAGCGAATAGTATAGAGGGGGATAATATAAAAGATAcagcaaaattatttaaaagttttttagaaaaaacaattccaTGGCCCTGAttgctaaaaaaacaaaaagagaagaAACAGCTCATGTAATATCTGTTGCATAGATGCGTGTTTTTAGCTCCTTTAGTGCCTAGATAATTCCATAAATGCTACCCTTTCCTGGCTATGTATATATCGATTATTCTAAATATGCGaaagattaaaaacaattaaaacatacagatcgattaaaaattttatgcttaaaaacttttttttaaagtattttttccctaaaatacacactttttaagaaaaattaaaaaaactaccaATGAACGAGGAGAAAAAAGACGAAATCTCTTTATTTTGATCTATAGcatcgatttcgatgaaaatttgggattaagcgTTGTTCACTCTctatataaaaagttatatgGTATCTAGTGGCGACTTTGCCAAGTGGGTAGTAACCAGcttaattctaaatatttactagaaaaagccttgaaaatgaaaaaagtttcatttgcACGAAAACCAACGGAGTTGTAATGAAAAACAAGTTTCTTGaatcttttttatgtttttaaccgACTAAACACAAagggaggaggttatcaattggattgtatgtgtgttacctcagaaattTCGACTGGGTGATCCGACTTTGATgtttctttatctatttgaaaactgGTGATGTCTGTGTGGTGGCATTTTATtctggtctagttctgacaacggcatccatgagaaaaccatgaaagtcttaaatttgaattaagtatGCACAGCAAGAGGACGGATAACTCAATATTTCGCCAACCGACTTCGATGAATCTGTTTTTAgcgacaaattagttagtgtacttcaggttcactaaaaatcacaaaatataaaaaactttaaacaaaacaaaaaccgatttcaaaagaaaaacttttcccaaagaaattaatttgcactaaaaagtaaaaaaaaataacgataagtaatataatgtagttaaaattattgttatttttggagtcggtgtcagccaagctaatgcaGCAAGCTGTTCTTTCAGACTTGTTTCCTAAGcacaaacacaaacacaaacatTTACCATAAAATCACACGATATAAACAATATAGGTAAACAGTTACATTGCCTAccagataaatttaattttcaggtTACTACTCTTTACTATTATCTTTGAGAATATACTAGTTGCCTTAACTATTgcgttttggacaaaagtatatactttccacttaaaattgtccaaagaaagGTGCTCATACtacatttgtatatatttaacattatcaACGATAATAGTGAAGCTAGCCTTGATTTTGAAACACAAGCTTTATAAAAACATCATACTCGAAGATACGACCTAAAATTTTCGGATTTGTTGTTACAGTATGGTCTCTTGTAAAGACGTCGACTTAATTACATTACATAATTATTGAAAAGTAAATGACGTTGACATTGCTGGTCGCCGAGGCATTATCACACAAGGATTAAAAACAGTGTTTTACTCCTTTTTCAGgcgttattttatttgttactgCTATAACTTTACAATGGTACCAAATAGCATGTTGATTTTTAGAATGACAGAATGAAAACTTTTCTGTAAAACATTTAAACTAGTAGTCTGTTATGCATTTTTGTAATCTTCTCGTGATACCACCTCTACAAACAGTTATTTTACCATCAGTTTTTTTCCTTTAGGTACCTGTTATTAGTTATTCCTACTGTTAACAGGTCGTACTGTTGTAAGAAATGATCCAAAATTCTACTCTataattgcaatttttctttttgtgttgGTATTAATACTTATTGAGAccaaaatttaagttttgtaaGTATTTATGCAGAAATGTAGGCGTAAATAATCGATCATAATTACTCATGAATAATGCAACCTTGAAAATGgatgaattttaatgatatttatttaaaacccaTTTTTCAAagacaatataatttaaaaattgttttgattttaacaagtacaattattttaattacaaatattctattcaaaatttttattttcatcaaaatttaatgtttattatttactagtgaattaatgaattaattttaattattgtaatacaaataaaaaatatcatttaaaataatttttgaagtactATAAATTGtcgtaaagtttttattttcagcaTCAATTCACTTTGTACCGTGTTCAAGAATAAATCTATTCAATATGAATTTCTGGGCTTTATTTGCAATTCTTATCGCTGCTTTATTGCAATTTGctgtaagtaatttattttttttatttaacgtttgtttgtttggttgtttgtttttttaattttcaagaaattatgcAAAAACTATAAACTGAATTAAGTGAGATAACTTCGTTTATAACTTAATTGTtctaacaaatgaaaacaaacaattgactgagttcagtgttgaaatgccatgcatagacagtgttgattactctatcacattacacatgcatacatgtcacacatacataactgatattcccatataatagatactacacaatttacgcctaatttgcgccatcAAGGGTAAACAgggatgtttacaaaaaaatgtttcaagcaaaaattgattatttttttataaggaatattttttacacttaaactttttttcaatttctaacggtttacaagatgggtcccacggacccaagacccaattgacgtatgttgctcatttacgaactcgatctcactatttacatcctaagcacgctataaaatattttggcttgatatcttttttcgtttttgagtaatcgtgatgacagacggacagacgacagacagacaaccgtaaatggactaattaggcgattttatgaaccaaacctataccaaaattttgttcataggatcaatatttttaagcgttacaaacttgggactatacttattataccttatttatttcatatacatggcatAATAACTTTACTAAATAGTTG includes:
- the LOC123300476 gene encoding heat shock 70 kDa protein-like, with the protein product MNFWALFAIVIAALLQFANVAVALPQGGPPGGPPGGMPGGGPPGGPPSGSSSLS